The Tropicibacter oceani DNA segment CGCCGCCTGGCTGAGCGAGGCCTTGCAGACCGAATTCAACCCATACAGCCCACCCGCCCACAGGATCATCTGAGTATCCGCCGCAAGGCGTTCCGCCGGAACCAGAGGCGAGAAACTAACCGTCGAGACGATGTATTTCGGAACCCCCAGCGGCAGGGCCGAACAGACATCCAGCGCCAGGTCGGTGCCCATCGTGCCGCCCAGCACGATCACGCCGTCAAACTGCCCTTCGGCGTACAGCCGCGCCGCCAGCAGGCTGGCGCCCCTGGCCATGATCTGCATGGCGTGGTTTTCATCGCCGCTGTCGATGGCCTCCTGGATCGAGCTGCCCGCCTCCTGCGCGACGTCATGTTTGGAATGATCGGTTTGCTGCGACGGGTCGCCCAGCACCGATACATCCATGGTGACGACCCTGCCGCCCTGGTCCCGGATCACCCCGGCAAGAAAGCCCAGTTCGTCGTCCTTGGTGTCATAGGTTCCGATCACCAAAATGGTCCTGTCGGTCATGGCAGCCCCCTAAAGCCTGATCCAGGCGGTCTTGAGGTTGATGTATTTGTCGATCGCATGCAGCGACTTGTCGTGGCCGTTGCCCGATTGCCCGACACCGCCCAGCGGCACCGTTCCGTCGGCCCCGCCATAGGTGTTCACATGCATGACGCCGGTGCGCACCGCGCGCACCATCCGGTGCGCCCGCCCCAGGTCCGAAGTCCAGACCGCTCCGGCAAGACCATAGACCGTGGCATTGGCGATCCGCACCGCCTCGGCTTCGGTGTCAAAGGGCGTCACGGCCAGCACCGGGCCAAAGACCTCTTGCTGCGCCAATGTCGCGTCTGGCGTCACCCCTGTCACGATGGTCGGCGCCATGTAATAGCCGCCGCTTTCCTGCAGGATACGCCCGCCCCCGGTGATGACCTGTCCGCCCTCGGCCCTGGCCGTGTCGACAAAGCCCAGGTTCCGCATCAACTGCGCTTCGGAATTGACCGCGCCGATATGGGTGTCCAGACGCAGCGGATCACCGACACGCATCGCCTGCGCGGCGCTTGCGACTTCGGCGACGAAATCATCGTGAATGCTGGCCTCGACCAACAGGCGCGAACCCGCCACGCAGACCTGCCCCGCGTTGCGAAAGATCGCCGTGGCCGCGGTCCTGGCGGCCTCGGCCAGATCGGGGGCATCGGCAAAGACGATGTTGGGGGATTTGCCGCCCAGTTCCAGGTAGACGCGCTTCATGTTCGAACGCGCGGCGTATTCCATCAACCGCCGCCCGGTGCCGCCCGACCCGGTAAAGACCAGCGCGTCCACGTCCATCGACAGGCCCAGTGCCTCGCCGACCACGGCGCCCTTGCCCGTGACCACGTTCAGCACCCCGGGCGGCAGCCCCGCCTCGAGCGCAAGTTCGGCCATGCGCAACAGCGTCAAAGACGCCGTTTCCGCCGGCTTGAGCACGACGCAATTGCCCATCGCCAGCGCCGGCGCCAGTTTCCAGGCCCCGATCATCAGCGGAAAGTTCCATGGCACGATCACGCCCACGACACCAACCGGCTCCTTGTGGATCAGGCCAAGGACATCGGGGGCTGTCGGGGCGATTTCGCCATAGATCTTGTCCAGGGCCTCGGCGTAATAGCGGATGGTTCCTGCCGCCGATCCCGGCTCGGCGCGCAGGGCCATGCCGATTTCCGTGCCATTGTCGCGCACGCCCAGAACCGCCAGCTCCATGGCGTTGGCCTCGATCAGATCGGCCCAGCGCAGCAGCACCTTCTTGCGCGCGGCGGGGGGCTGGGCAGACCAGCGGCCATCGTCAAAGGCGACCCTGGCCGCGGCAATCGCCGTCTCCATGTCCCTGGCGGTACCCATGGCAACGCTGGTCAGCACGGTGCCGTCGATCGGCGACAGGACGGGCATCCGGCCGCCGTCCGATGCGTCGACGACCCGGCCGTCGATCAGGTGAGAGAAGGCCGGGACAGGCAAGGCCCGCAGCGCATCTATCTTGCTTTGATCCAATGGGGTCACCTCATCTGGCTGTCGTGCATGTCGTGGTCCGCGTCGGTCTGATGGGCATTCCATTCCCGCACCAGCGCCCGGATGTGCAGCGCCAGGACGATCAGGATCATCACGAACAGAACAAAGGAAATCGGGCGGTCGATCATGTCCAGCGGAGTCTTGAGCCGCGGCAGGGCCGAGCGCAGCTTGACCTCCATGATGCCGCCCAGAACCATGCCAAGGATGATCGGGACAATCGGCAGGTTCAGCCGCTTGAGCACCAGCCCAAGCACACCAAAGCCCGCCGAGATCATGCAATCGGTCAGCGAATTGCGCAGCGAATAGACCCCGACAAAAGACAAAAGCAGGATCATTACCCCCAGGAACCGCGTCGGGACGCGGATGATCCGGGTCAGAAGGTTGGTCGAGAACAGCAAGAACACCATGACGATCAGGTTCAGCGCGATCAGCGCGAAATACAGCCCATAGACAAGGTCGATGTTGTTCTGGAACAGCTGCGGGCCCGGCACGACGTTGTGCACGTAAAAGACCGACAGCATCATCGCCGTCAGCGCTTCGCCCGGGATGCCCAGCGCCAGCAGCGGGATCATCGCCGCGGCCGGCACGGCGTTGTTCGCCGCCTCCGAGGCGATCAGCCCTTCGGGTGATCCCTTGCCGAAGGCCTCGGGGGTTTTCGAGGTTTTCTGCGCGTAGGTATAGCTCATGAACTGGGCGGTGAATTCGCCGGTGCCCGGGATCATGCCCAACAGGACACCAAAGCCCGAAGCCACCGTCGCGACGCGTTTGTGCTGCAACAGCTCCTTGATGCCATCCGACATCCTGCCGGTCACCGGCTTGGCATCGGGTGTGCTGTCCGGTTCGGTCAGCAAAAAGAACGCCTGGCTCAGCGCGAACAGGCCAAGCACCACGACGATCAGGTTGATGCCCGAACTCAGAAACGAAAGACCAAAGGTAAAGCGTTGGGTATAGGTCACCGCGTCCAGCCCGATGGTCTGCAGGAAGATCCCGAACATCGCCAGAAGTCCGGCGGCAAAGATCTGTCCGCGGTGCGCAAGGATCACCAGCAAGATGCCCAGGAAGGCGGCCAGGAAAATCTCTCGGCTGCCGAACATCGGGGCGACCAGGGCCAGCACCGGCGATAGCAGGATCAGGCAAAGGATGCCGAACATCCCGCCCCAGAAGGACGCGCTGTAGGCCAGCGACACGGCGCGGTGCGCCTGCCCCTTCTGGGTCATCGGATAACCGTCATACGAGGTCAGCGCATTGACCGCCGTTCCGGGCGTGTTGATCAGAACCGCCGGAATGGCCCCGCCGTACATGGACGACCCGTAGATGCCCAACAGCATGGTCAGCCCGACGATCGGGTCCAGCGAAAAGGTGGCGGGCAGCAGGATGGCAATGGCCACGGCGGGCCCGACGCCAGGGATAGCGCCGATGGTCACACCGCCGACCGATCCGACAAGCAAGGCCAGCATCACGTCCCAGCGGGCCAGCATTTCCAGTCCTGCAATCAGGTTTTCCATCATCGGGTCCGATCAGAAATAGGTCAGCATGATGCGGCGCAGCCCCTCGGGCAGCATCTCGTAAAGCTGGCCAGAGGGCAGGTTCACCCCCAGCAGCGTCTTGAACAGGACAACGATGACAACCGCGCACAGCACCGCGGCCAACAGCGCGGACACCCGGCGATACCCCACCCGCAGGCAAAGCCCCACGGCGAAAAGCACCGTCGCGGGCAGGTAACCGGCATAGGGCACAAGGGCGGCATAGGCGATGAACCACCCCGCATATTCCAGCGAGGCGATCCAACGCCACACTTCGCGCCAGCGCCCCGGAATGCGCTCAGACAGCGCTGATCCCAACAGGTGAAAGGCAGCGAAAAAGGCCATGCCGCCAAGGGACACCGCCGGCCAGAACCGGGGCTGCGCAAACAGTTTGCCGCCGCTGCGCCAGGCCGTCTGGTCCACCACCTGCGACAGCAAGCCCAGCGACACGATCAGGGCAATCCATGCAAAGACGATGTCACCCGGCCGGCGGTAGCGCTTGAACAAGGATTGGAGCGTTTGGACACGCGACACCGTGCGACCCCCGTCAGATCGGAAAATGGCCGGGCAGCGCGGGCCGCCCGGCCGGACAAGCCTGGCCTATTCAGACAGCATCTTTTCGATGCCCGCCAGCGTCTCGATATCCTTGGTGATCTGCGCGGCGACCTCGGCGGCGGGTTGCCAGTAGACGGCGGCGCCGGTTTCGCGGGCCAGGGTCTGGGCGCGTTCGGACATCACCGTCTTTTGCGCCACGGCGATGATCTTGTCCTGCACGTCCTGCGGCGTGTCCTTGTGGACGAACAGACCGTTCCACAACGACACGTCCAGCTCCGGCGCCAGTTCGGCAACCGTGGGGGTGTCGGGCGTCAGGGGGATACGTTCGGACCCGATCGAGGCCAGCACTTTGACATCCCCAAGGCAGGGCAGGATCAGCTGCAGCGTGGTGTTGATGACATCCACATCGCCAGAGGCAAGCGTGTTGCAGTCCAGCGCATCAAAGGCCGCGTCCGAAGCAAAGGAGAACCCCATCTTGCGGGCCAGGCCAAAGGTCACCTGCGTCGGCACCAGCGGCGCGCCGAAATGGCCCAGAACCACGTCGTTTTCCTGCGCATGGGCGGCCAGCCCCGCCATGTCGTCATAGGGCGCGTCGCCGCCGGTCGCGATGACGAACGGATAGGTCAGGAAATTGCCCAGCGGCACAAAGGGGTCGGGGTTCAGTTCCGGGATGCCGATCTGCGGGCCGACCACCGGGATCGCGATCAGGAAAGACCCGACCGTGTAGCCATCAGCAGGGGCCGTCGCGACCGAGATGGCGCCGGGGAACGGGCCACCGCCGCCGCCAGGCTTGTTCACCACCGCCGACGGCACGCCATAAGCCTCCGAGAAATCCTCGGCGATCATCCGGGTCAGGACATCCTCAAGGTCACCGGGGGGCCAGGGCACCACGAATTCAACCGGCTTTTCGGGATACTCGGCCTGCGCGGCTCCGGTAACGGCCGCCAGGGCCAGGGCCGCCACGGCCATCGGCTTTGCCAATCTGGACATCTTTCTTCCCTCCGCTTCGGTTCACATTGTGAACCATCGTTTCTGAAAAAAGGTTGCCTTGTTAATCTTCATGTGTCAAATTTTTTCTGAACCCGGACGGAAGGACCCGAGGCAATGTCCTCTGCGCGCAAAACGCTTGAGCTTTTGAGTTTTTTTTCGACCGCCCGCCCGGAAATCGGGTTGTCGCAATTGTGCCGCATCGCCGGACGGGACAAGGCGACGACCTATCGCCACCTGCAGGCGCTTGAAACCGCAGGATTTGTCGAACAGAACCCGGTGACCCGGCAGTACCGGCTGGGACCGGCGGTCATGCAGCTTGCGCAAGTGCGCGAGGCGACGGTGCCGCGCAAGGCCTCGGCACAATTGCCGATGACGCAGCTGGCAGACGTCACGGGGGAAACCGCCCATGTGTCTGTCCTGTCGGGCAACACGCTTTATGCGCTGGCGTCCTGCGAATCCCCGAAACACGGCACCCGGGCCGTCATCGACATCACGACCTTTCCCCTACATGCCACCGCTTCGGGGATCTGCGCGCTGGCTTTCGGGCCAGAGCAGCTGTTCAAATCCGCGACCGCCAGGATGACGCCCTATACTGCCAACACACCGGTCACCCCCGATGCCGTGGCCCGGCTGGTCGAGGACGCGCGCGCGACCGGCTTTGCCCGCTCGGACCGCAGCTTTGAGGCCGAGATCCACAGCCTGTCCGCCCCGATCTACGATCAGACCGGCCTGTTTGCCGGCGCGGTGTCCGTGGCCTGTGTCGCCTCGCGTTTCACGCCCGCGCTTGAACACGACATCAAGACACAGCTTGTCACCGCCAGCCGCGACATCACCCGCAACTGGGGCGGTGCCCTGCCCCCCGAAATCGAGACCGCCTGGGCCAGTTCCCTGGCACCTGCGCAGACATTGGACATTGCAAAATGAAAGACTCGAATTTCCTGAAGGAACAGAATGGCCGTCTGATGTGGCATCCGATGACCTCGCCGCAGGACAGCATCCAGAACCCGCCCAAGATCATCACCAGTTCGGCCGGGGTGACGATCACCGATATCGACGGCCACCAGGTGGTGGATGCGGTGGGCGGGCTGTGGAACGTCAACCTGGGCTATTCCTGCCAGCCGGTGAAGGATGCGATTGCCGCCCAGCTGGACCGCCTTCCGTACTATTCCACCTTTCGCGGCACCTCGAACGACGTCGCAATCGAGCTTTCGCACGAGCTGAGCACCTTTTTCGCCCCTGACGGGCTGACGCGGGCCTTTTTCACCTCGGGCGGGTCGGATTCCGTCGAAACCGCCCTGCGGCTGGCGCGCCAGTACCACAAGCTGCGCGGTGACGCGGGCCGAACCAAGTTTCTGAGCCTCAAGAAGGGTTATCACGGCACGCACATCGGTGCTGCCTCGGTCAATGGCAACGCCAATTTCCGCAACGCCTATGAACCGTTGCTGCCCGGCTGTTTCCACATTCCCGCGCCCTACACCTATCGCAACCCCTTTGACGAAACCGACCCTGCGCGCCTTGCCCAGCTTTGCGCCGCCGCGCTCGAGGACGAGATAGCCTTTCAGGGGGCCAACACCATCGCCGCCATGATCATGGAGCCGATCCTGGGCGCTGGCGGCGTGATCCCCCCGCACAGCTCATTTGCGCCGATGGTGCAAGAGATCTGCAATCGGAATGGCATCTTGCTGATCACCGACGAGGTCATCACCGCCTATGGCCGCACCGGGGCCTGGTCGGGTGCGCGCCTGTGGGGCATACAGCCCGACATGATGTGCACGGCCAAGGCCATCACCAACGGCTTTTTCCCCTTTGGCGCTGTCATGCTGGGCGACCGGATGATCGAGGTTTTCGAAAACAACGCCGCCGCCAAGATTGCCCATGGCTATACCTATTCGGGCCATCCGGTCGGTGCGGCAGCGGCGCTGGCCTGCCTTGCCGAAACCCGGCGGCTGAACGTCATCGACAACGCCGCCGCCCGGGGCACGCAGCTATATGACGGTTGCCGCAAGCTGATGGAGAAATACGACATCATCGGCGACGTTCGGGGCGGGCATGGCCTGATGACCGCCATCGAAATGGTCAGCGACCGCGCCACAAAGGCGCCAATCGACGCGGGGACCGCCGCCACGGTGCAAGAGATCGCCTATCAGAACGGCGCCATGATCCGCGTGTCCGGTGCCAACCTGATCCTGTCGCCGCCGCTGGTGCTGTCCCAAGCGGACGCAGACGCCATCCTGTCGGCGCTTGATGCGGGCTTTGCCGCGACCTGACGGACCATCCAGGGCCGCAGGTCGATCTGCGCGCCGCCGCCGCCCGGCCGCGCAAGGTCATTTCCGCTGCACCCGGCACACAGCGGCGCGATTTCCCGGCCCCTGCCCCACCCGGGCATCACGAGTCGGTTGCGGGTTACATCCAGATCATGTGATGTATGGATGATACCGCAACCGATTTGATACGAGGCGGCACATCCATGACCGAAGCTCCGCAAGGCACGTCGCAACCGTTCATCAATGGAGATGAACTCGAACATGTGCTGGGGGCAATCCGGACACGGATCAAGGCGGTTTTTGTTCTGCTTGCCGCCGTGGTTCTGGCCACCATCCTTGTTCTGGGCCTTGCCGACCGGCATCGCGGCATTCAAGAGATCAGAGCCCTGGCCGCACGGCATGCCGAGCACGTGGTGACCGTTCAGACCAAACGCATCGCGCAAACCCGGGATTTTCTGCACCGTCTTGCCACCCTGGACGCCGTGCGCGCGCCGGGCGCGCCCGCCTGCGCCGATGCCCTGACCGAAATCCTGTCGTTGACGCCGCAATACGTGAACCTTGGCGCGACCCTCGCCAATGGCGATCTGGTTTGCAGCGCCGCGCCGCTGGCCGCGCCGATCAACGTCGCCGACCGCCCTCATTTCCAGCGCACCCTGGCGACCGAAACCTATGGTATCAGCACATTCCAACAGGACCAGGTGGACCGGGGGGCCACCATCACCTTTGTCAATCCGGTCTATTCCAGGCAGGAGCCGGATACGCTGATCGGCTCTGTTTTCGCGGTTGTCTCAATGGATTGGTGGTCCGGAGAGCTGACCGACATGGGGCTGCCCGAAGGGACCGTCGCCTTTGTCGAGGATGAAAGCGGGCAGATCGTCGCCAGCTTTCCCAAGCGGCCCGACCTTCAGGGCACAGACTTTGCCGATTTGCCCACCTCCTTTGACCAAAAGACCCGCGATGCCGAAATCGACGGGGTGCGATTTGCCCTGACCCGCCACCTTCTGCTGGAAGACGATCTTGGCAACCCGGCCTTCATGTGGCTGGGGCTGCCTTTGGACAGCGGAGTGCAGGAGGCGAACCGCGCCCTGTGGCTGGAGCTTGCCGGGGCCTTCGCCGTATTGTCCCTGATCTGGTTCATGACAGCCCACACGATCCAGAAACGCGTGTTCGGCCCCCGCAGTGGCCTGCACGACGCATTGCACAGGGACGCGCCGGGGGATCACCCCACCGGAAGAAACGCCGGGACTGCAAGGCCCTCGGACTTTCACAGGATCGCGCGCAGTTTCCAGCAGATAACCCAGGACCAGCAGCGCGCCCAAAGCGGTTTGCAGTCCAGCACTGACCAGATGTCGGCGTTGATCGCCGCCCTTCCTGACAACATCTTTCGGATCTCGCAGGACGAACGCATCATCGAATATCACAGCCCCGACACCGCCGACCTGCTGCATGCGCCGGACTTTTTCCTGGGGCAGCAACTGAACAGGGTCCTGCCGCCCGACGCCTATGCCTGCTTTGCCAAGGCATTGCAGACCCACAAGACCACCGGCAAGGTGGTCAGCTGGGAATACCACCTTGATCTGGCCATGGGCCGGCAGGATTTCGAGGCCCGGATCAGCGCCATCACCGGGCGCGACGAATACCTTGTCGTTGCGCGCAACATCACCCAGCGCTGTATCGCCGAACGCGGCAGGACCGAGGCCGAGGAACGCCTGAACCGGATCATCGCGAACCTGCCCGGGGCAATCATCGCGATGCAACATCGCGGCACAGACTTGCCGGACCATCTGTTTGTCAGCCCCCGGGTCGAGGACCTGTGGGGCTACACCACCGATGAAGTCTACGAAAACCCCGGGCTTTTGCGGTCCAGTGTCAAACAGGCGGACTTGGAGGCCATGTTCGCCAAGATGTACCAGGCGGTCGAGGACGGAAAACCCTTTACCCACAGGTTCCAGATCACCACACGGTCCGGCGCAAGAAAGTGGCTGGACATCCACGCCAGTGTGCGGCGCGACGCCGACGACATGATCCTGACCGACAGCTTTTACCGGGACGTGACCGCCGAAGTGAAAATGCAGGCGGCGCTCGAGACGCAGACAGCCGTTGCCCTGCAGGCCCAGAAACAGGAAAGCATCGGCCATCTGACCGGCGGCGTGGCCCATGATTTCAACAATCTTCTGGCGGTCATCCTTGGCAACCTGGAACTGCTGCGCGAGGAAATCGCGGACCCTGACCTGCACCAGCTGATTGATGCCAGCATCGGGGCGACACATCGCGGCGCCGACCTGACCCGCAAGATGCTGGCCTTTGCCCGCAAGGCGCGGCTTCAGCCCGAGGTGATCGAGCTGAACGACATCGTCCGCGAGATGGTGCAATGGGCCGGGCGCGCCTTTCCGGCCAATACCGCGATCGAAACCCGCCTGTCCGAAAACCTTGCCACGCTCGAGGCCGATCCGGGGTCGACAGAAAGCGCGCTGTTGAATTTGCTGCTGAACGCCCGCGATGCCATGCCCGATGGCGGCAGGATCACGGTGGAAACCGGCAACGTGACCCTGGATGCCGCCGAGGCCGGCCAGATCTGTCCCGACATGCCGGCCGGACCCTATGTCATGCTGGCCGTTACCGACACCGGCCACGGGATCGCCAAGGACGAACTGGCCCGCATCTTCGATCCCTTCTATTCGACCAAGGCCCCCGGCTCGGGCTCGGGGCTGGGTCTGTCCATGATCGAGGGTTTCCTGCGCCAGTCGAAAGGTGGCGTGCGCGTTATGTCCGAACCCGGAAAAGGCACGCGGTTCGAACTGCTGTTCCGGCCGTCGATAAAAGGGCGCCAAGCCGAACTTCCCGACCTGCATACCCCCGAGGGCCATGGCAAAGGCGCGCGGATCCTGGTTGCCGAAGATGAACCCGAAGTGATGGCCCTGATCGTGACCGTTCTTGAACGGGCCGGTTATGACCTGGTCGCCGCGCACAGCGGTGACGCCGCGCTGGCCGCCTTTGACGCGGATCCGACCTTTGACCTGCTGCTGACCGACATCGTCATGCCGGGCAGCTTGCAGGGGCCGGAACTGGCCGCCGTGCTGAAGGAAAGAGCGCCGCAGTTGCCTGTTGTCTACATGACCGGCTATGCGTCGGAAACGACCCTGCACCGCATAGCCGCCCCAAGCGAAGGCACCCTGCTGTCGAAACCGTTCATGCGCAAGGACTTGCTGGCTGCAGTCCGCCAGGCCTTGCAAGGCTGAGATGCCGCATGACGGGACCGGCGATGCGGGTTCGCCACTAAGCCTGCCCCGCGATTTACCGGGGTTAATGCGGCGTTTTGCAGTCGTGAAACACTGCTGATCGGGCCCGGTGCGGTTGGTGCCTTTCCACATGAACCGACCGCGCGGCGGGTTCGGGGGCGGACATCGCGACGCCCCTCCTGACACGTAGGAGGACGGCATGGACAACAAAGGCAGCATCAAAACCACACGGCGCGGCGTATTGCTGGGCGCAGGGGCCGGAGTGGGCACGGCAGCACTGGGCATGGCAGCAGCGCCCGCCCTTGCCGCACCGGCAGCGATCCCCGAAACCTGGGATGACGCAGCCGACGTGCTGGTCGTCGGATACGGCGGCGCGGGGGCTGTCGCAGCGGTCACGGCACATGACGCCGGGGCCAAGGTGATGGTCCTGGAAAAGCAGGCCTCGGACGGGCACACATCGAACACCCAGATGTGTCTTGGCGTCTTTTTGTCCCCCGACACGGTACAGGGCTGCATCGACTACATGAGCGTCGCCTCGCTGGTGAACGTCGACATGCCGGAGTCAAAGGACATCGACGACGACACCATCCGCGTCTGGGCCGAGGAAAGCGTCAGAAACCGCGATTGGCTGACCAGCATGGGCGTCCAGGAATTCGAGGTCTTTTCCGCCACCGGGCGCGATCCGGACTGGCCCGGCAATGACCAGATCAAGGCCTATCAGATCAAAAAGCCAGACGGATCGGTCGGGATCGGCAAGGACCTGTTCGAATTTCTCGACGGGCTGGTGCAGGACCGCGGCATCGACGTGCGCTGGGATGCGCCCGGCAAACGCCTGATCACCGACGCCGACGGCGCGGTCGTGGGCGTTCAGGTGACACAGGGCGGCAAGGACCTGTCGATCAGGGCACGGCGCGCCGTTGTCCTGACAACCGGCGGTTTCGAATTCGACATGGCCGCGCGGCGGACCTATCTGCCGGCCTCGCCGATGGTCTTTTACGGCAACCCCGACAACACCGGTGACGGCATGCGCATGGCGCAGGGCGTCGGCGCCGACCTGTGGCACATGACGGTGCTGGGCGGCGGGTTCAAATACCAGTTCGACGGGTTTCCCACCGCCTTTGCGCCCAGCTTTGGGTCCGGCAGCTACATGGTGGTCGACAAGTTCGGCGAACGCTTCAAGTCCGAGGCAGAGCTGGGCGGCTATTCCGGCTATTGGAACGCGCTGGTCTATGACACGGTCAACTATACCTGGCCGCGCATCCCCGCCTGGTACGTCTTTGATGAAAAGCGCCGGCTGGCCGGGCCGATCGTCTATACCTTCTTTGGTGCCGCGGGCCCCATCG contains these protein-coding regions:
- a CDS encoding aldehyde dehydrogenase family protein, producing the protein MDQSKIDALRALPVPAFSHLIDGRVVDASDGGRMPVLSPIDGTVLTSVAMGTARDMETAIAAARVAFDDGRWSAQPPAARKKVLLRWADLIEANAMELAVLGVRDNGTEIGMALRAEPGSAAGTIRYYAEALDKIYGEIAPTAPDVLGLIHKEPVGVVGVIVPWNFPLMIGAWKLAPALAMGNCVVLKPAETASLTLLRMAELALEAGLPPGVLNVVTGKGAVVGEALGLSMDVDALVFTGSGGTGRRLMEYAARSNMKRVYLELGGKSPNIVFADAPDLAEAARTAATAIFRNAGQVCVAGSRLLVEASIHDDFVAEVASAAQAMRVGDPLRLDTHIGAVNSEAQLMRNLGFVDTARAEGGQVITGGGRILQESGGYYMAPTIVTGVTPDATLAQQEVFGPVLAVTPFDTEAEAVRIANATVYGLAGAVWTSDLGRAHRMVRAVRTGVMHVNTYGGADGTVPLGGVGQSGNGHDKSLHAIDKYINLKTAWIRL
- a CDS encoding tripartite tricarboxylate transporter permease, with amino-acid sequence MENLIAGLEMLARWDVMLALLVGSVGGVTIGAIPGVGPAVAIAILLPATFSLDPIVGLTMLLGIYGSSMYGGAIPAVLINTPGTAVNALTSYDGYPMTQKGQAHRAVSLAYSASFWGGMFGILCLILLSPVLALVAPMFGSREIFLAAFLGILLVILAHRGQIFAAGLLAMFGIFLQTIGLDAVTYTQRFTFGLSFLSSGINLIVVVLGLFALSQAFFLLTEPDSTPDAKPVTGRMSDGIKELLQHKRVATVASGFGVLLGMIPGTGEFTAQFMSYTYAQKTSKTPEAFGKGSPEGLIASEAANNAVPAAAMIPLLALGIPGEALTAMMLSVFYVHNVVPGPQLFQNNIDLVYGLYFALIALNLIVMVFLLFSTNLLTRIIRVPTRFLGVMILLLSFVGVYSLRNSLTDCMISAGFGVLGLVLKRLNLPIVPIILGMVLGGIMEVKLRSALPRLKTPLDMIDRPISFVLFVMILIVLALHIRALVREWNAHQTDADHDMHDSQMR
- a CDS encoding tripartite tricarboxylate transporter TctB family protein, translating into MSRVQTLQSLFKRYRRPGDIVFAWIALIVSLGLLSQVVDQTAWRSGGKLFAQPRFWPAVSLGGMAFFAAFHLLGSALSERIPGRWREVWRWIASLEYAGWFIAYAALVPYAGYLPATVLFAVGLCLRVGYRRVSALLAAVLCAVVIVVLFKTLLGVNLPSGQLYEMLPEGLRRIMLTYF
- a CDS encoding tripartite tricarboxylate transporter substrate binding protein; this encodes MSRLAKPMAVAALALAAVTGAAQAEYPEKPVEFVVPWPPGDLEDVLTRMIAEDFSEAYGVPSAVVNKPGGGGGPFPGAISVATAPADGYTVGSFLIAIPVVGPQIGIPELNPDPFVPLGNFLTYPFVIATGGDAPYDDMAGLAAHAQENDVVLGHFGAPLVPTQVTFGLARKMGFSFASDAAFDALDCNTLASGDVDVINTTLQLILPCLGDVKVLASIGSERIPLTPDTPTVAELAPELDVSLWNGLFVHKDTPQDVQDKIIAVAQKTVMSERAQTLARETGAAVYWQPAAEVAAQITKDIETLAGIEKMLSE
- a CDS encoding IclR family transcriptional regulator, yielding MSSARKTLELLSFFSTARPEIGLSQLCRIAGRDKATTYRHLQALETAGFVEQNPVTRQYRLGPAVMQLAQVREATVPRKASAQLPMTQLADVTGETAHVSVLSGNTLYALASCESPKHGTRAVIDITTFPLHATASGICALAFGPEQLFKSATARMTPYTANTPVTPDAVARLVEDARATGFARSDRSFEAEIHSLSAPIYDQTGLFAGAVSVACVASRFTPALEHDIKTQLVTASRDITRNWGGALPPEIETAWASSLAPAQTLDIAK
- a CDS encoding aminotransferase class III-fold pyridoxal phosphate-dependent enzyme, which codes for MKDSNFLKEQNGRLMWHPMTSPQDSIQNPPKIITSSAGVTITDIDGHQVVDAVGGLWNVNLGYSCQPVKDAIAAQLDRLPYYSTFRGTSNDVAIELSHELSTFFAPDGLTRAFFTSGGSDSVETALRLARQYHKLRGDAGRTKFLSLKKGYHGTHIGAASVNGNANFRNAYEPLLPGCFHIPAPYTYRNPFDETDPARLAQLCAAALEDEIAFQGANTIAAMIMEPILGAGGVIPPHSSFAPMVQEICNRNGILLITDEVITAYGRTGAWSGARLWGIQPDMMCTAKAITNGFFPFGAVMLGDRMIEVFENNAAAKIAHGYTYSGHPVGAAAALACLAETRRLNVIDNAAARGTQLYDGCRKLMEKYDIIGDVRGGHGLMTAIEMVSDRATKAPIDAGTAATVQEIAYQNGAMIRVSGANLILSPPLVLSQADADAILSALDAGFAAT
- a CDS encoding response regulator, whose protein sequence is MTEAPQGTSQPFINGDELEHVLGAIRTRIKAVFVLLAAVVLATILVLGLADRHRGIQEIRALAARHAEHVVTVQTKRIAQTRDFLHRLATLDAVRAPGAPACADALTEILSLTPQYVNLGATLANGDLVCSAAPLAAPINVADRPHFQRTLATETYGISTFQQDQVDRGATITFVNPVYSRQEPDTLIGSVFAVVSMDWWSGELTDMGLPEGTVAFVEDESGQIVASFPKRPDLQGTDFADLPTSFDQKTRDAEIDGVRFALTRHLLLEDDLGNPAFMWLGLPLDSGVQEANRALWLELAGAFAVLSLIWFMTAHTIQKRVFGPRSGLHDALHRDAPGDHPTGRNAGTARPSDFHRIARSFQQITQDQQRAQSGLQSSTDQMSALIAALPDNIFRISQDERIIEYHSPDTADLLHAPDFFLGQQLNRVLPPDAYACFAKALQTHKTTGKVVSWEYHLDLAMGRQDFEARISAITGRDEYLVVARNITQRCIAERGRTEAEERLNRIIANLPGAIIAMQHRGTDLPDHLFVSPRVEDLWGYTTDEVYENPGLLRSSVKQADLEAMFAKMYQAVEDGKPFTHRFQITTRSGARKWLDIHASVRRDADDMILTDSFYRDVTAEVKMQAALETQTAVALQAQKQESIGHLTGGVAHDFNNLLAVILGNLELLREEIADPDLHQLIDASIGATHRGADLTRKMLAFARKARLQPEVIELNDIVREMVQWAGRAFPANTAIETRLSENLATLEADPGSTESALLNLLLNARDAMPDGGRITVETGNVTLDAAEAGQICPDMPAGPYVMLAVTDTGHGIAKDELARIFDPFYSTKAPGSGSGLGLSMIEGFLRQSKGGVRVMSEPGKGTRFELLFRPSIKGRQAELPDLHTPEGHGKGARILVAEDEPEVMALIVTVLERAGYDLVAAHSGDAALAAFDADPTFDLLLTDIVMPGSLQGPELAAVLKERAPQLPVVYMTGYASETTLHRIAAPSEGTLLSKPFMRKDLLAAVRQALQG